The nucleotide window CACTGGGGTCCTCTCTCCGACAGGTCAGGGCACGGAGCTAATCTAGTCAACCACCACTAAACCACGTGTGTCTCCCATTAGACGGCCGGGCCACAGGCCGGGCGTGACGGGCAGAGCTCGGAAGAGGCTGCAGCCCCTCTTGGTGGCTCTGAAAGGACCCTGCCTCCGGCTGTCTCGGGTGGAAGGAGAGAccctggcctctccctgcctTAGCTCCTGTCCGCAAGGTGCCGTCCCCGTCGAGTGTGGAGGTCCAGGCTGTTTTCGGCTGTGCAGACACAGCGGGACAGCTCGCTATCAACTGCGGCTGAAAATACCTCGATGCAAATGGACAGTTTTAGTGCACAGGGGCTGAAAGCATTAACAGGCACCAGAACGGGCATTTATCGGTCTGATGTCAGGAACATAATTGCAGACCAGGGCCCGGTGAGGCCCTGAAGACGGTTTTCGCGCCACGTTGCGGCATGCCTACGGGTGGCCGGCTGCAGCTCTGTGTCTGGGGCCACCTGGGTCGTGAATTCTGTATGCAGAACCTGACGTCAAGTGCTGTCACCTGACTGCTGTGGTGAACAGAGGCCTGACTTCCGGGTGGCTCTGGGCCAGCTTGCTGCTGGCCTGGCCACCTGGGTCCTGGGCCACTAGCCAGGTCACGTGTGAGGCAGCCTCTTGTATttcctccagagatgtgtctgCCTCCGAAGGTAAGCCCAGCTCGGGCCCAGGCTGCAGCCCACCGTTCCCAGAGATTTACAGAAATATAGCCGTATAGACACCCACCACCTTCTCCCTGTCCCCCCACTACAGAGGCTGTAAACACTGAGTAATGCTTTCTCAGCAACCCCTTGCAGCTGGACGTGAGCATGTGACTGAATTTTGGTCAACAAGGTGGAGGTGGAATTTTGCTAAGGGCTTTAAGAAGGCGTCTGCCTCTATCATGGctggccctgccccttctcccttcttgcTGATCCAAATGTTGATGTGATGTCTGGAGCTTGGCAGCCATTTTGTGACCATGAGGCTACAAgccgggagagggagagatgtcCACATCCTCAATGTGGTGGGGCTAAGTCTGCCAGAAGCAGCAGCCTCCCCTCTCCAGACTTCTGGATTGGTGAGGAGAATCCACCATTGTTTTCTGACTGGGGCGCTAAGTTACATGGCATTTTTATCCTGATGTGCAGATGTGTGGCACAGCCCCAGCAATTCCGGACTCCCTTTCCAGCCACGGGCTGGCATCTCTGCTTGGGTGTCCCAGGACATTTCATATGCAACAGAGTTGCTCCCCCCACCTTCCAAACGTGCCCCTGCcccgctgctctctctctcctccatcccaCGCCGCTCTTCTCTTGtggggcccctcccctcccccagtggtgGAAAATCAGGACGTCCCACCTCTCAGACCCTCTCTTGATACGCCCGTGGGGGTGTGAGCTCAGGGGTCTATGGCAGGCCAGACTCCCAAGGATCCCTGCCGAGGGCTCATCAGCTGGCCCCTctcgctgcccccctccccagcttctccTGGCTTCTGAGCAGCAGAAGGGTGCAGTACGGGGCCAAGAGGGGGTAGAGTTTGATGATTCAGGCCCTTCCTGGgtctcagcccccaccccagaggcCCCATGGGGTGGGTGCAGGTAGGTACTCGATAGGAGCTGATACACggatgacaggggtggggggtggagggggtggtgcCGGCCCCTCCCATGCCCCTGAGGGGGGCTGAAGGGCTCGCTCTGCCCCACAGGTGCTTCCAGGCCATTCTCCTTCTGGCCCTGATCGTGTTCCTGCTGGCTGGCTTCCTGCACAGGGACATCAGGCTGTTCGAACCGTGAGTTCTGTGTTGGGTGCCCCATGGTTCGGACACTGCCCCCTCCCAGAGTCGTGCCTGAGACCCCAGGCTGTCTACCTCTGGGTGGCATCCAGCACTGGCTGGTGACCATTCCTTTCAGGGATCCTATAGCCCTCTGGAGCCCTCCCAGTGTCTCCTGTGGACAGTGAGCTGCCCAGCCTCTGGGGAGGGCTCGGGGAGGACGGGGGTGGGCCTGGGTGTCGGGCAGAGTCGCTGTGTGCAGAGGGTGACCAGGTGCTgggaggcagggccagggccCGCGGTAGGTCTGGGACGGCCAGGCCCCTGTTCCCCTGCCTGCCAGTGGTTCGTCCTCTGTGAAGCCAGGTCCTCAGGGGTGGTCACCCAGGTCCAGGGCTGGCCACTGGGAGGTCTTGTGGCTCCGGGCCTCTTCTCCCTGACCCTACCACCTCTGGTTGGATTTCCCCAAGGGGCACCCAAGCTGCCCGGGTCTCTGCTGGCTCCCGCATTGTACCCAGGGCTGGCACAGCTTCTGGATCCcgtctgcccccctcccccactatccTGGGTTATTCTTACCGGTCGCGCACTCGGGCACGGAAGGTGCCCGCTCTCCAGGCTGGAGTCACAGCTGGGAGGTGCTGTCGTGGGATCACGAGAGAGGCCACCAGTGTCCACTCTGGCCCTGCAGTCAGGCTGGCCGGTCCAGGCATGAAGGGTCAGCCAAGAAATGCTGGATGTGGTGTCCAGTCCACAGGGCCAGAGCCATGCTGGGTGCCCTGAGAACCAAACAGAAAGTTGGGAGGCAAAAGAAAGGGTGCCAGGGCCTGGGGACTGAGCTGTGGGATGTGGGGGGGACAGATGATGTGCCACTTAGGGAGCAGTCAGGCCCGTGCCAGTGGGCCCTCTGGGGTTGCAGGGTTGGGGTCTCTGGTGGGTGGGGGACACAGGTTTTGGTGTTACCGTAGGGAAAGTGTGGGTTAGGGGATCTTCGGTTAGGGAAAGCTTGGTGGTGGATGGTCTGAGGGTCTCCAGGTTGTGGGGTTGGGGGTCTCTCTGGGCGGAGGGTCTGTGGGCCCTCCCTGGTTGACATTGGCTATGCTCTCCCCCCAGCCTGCTCTGGGGCCAGGCCGAGGGGCCACCCGTTATCAACGTCATGTTCCTCAAGACGCACAAGACCGCCAGCAGCACGGTGCTCAACATCCTCTTCCGCTTTGCGGAGACGCACAACCTGTCGGTGGCGCTACCCGCCGGCTCTCGCTTTCACCTGGGCTACCCCTGGCTCTTCCTGGCGCGCTACGTGGAGGGCCTGGAGTCCCCCGGCCCGCAGCGGCATTTCAACATCATGTGCAACCACCTGAGGTTCAACCTGCCGGAGGTGCGGGGCGTGCGGAGGAGGGCAGAGGTGCAGGGGGTGAGACGCAGCCCCAGGCACTTTGTGGCTTTGAGGTGTgaccatggggtggggggtgggggcggcctgGACGCTGGAGAGACTAAGGCTCTGAGTGTGCGTGCGTGCAGACCTCGCCGGAGCCTCGCACGGGGCCGGACGAGGCCTGCCACACAccttgctcccctcccctgctgacggGTGCCTGCAATTGCTTTTGGAGTTGGATGTGGGCACCCTCGTGGCCTGCCGCCCTCTCCATCTGCGTCTCTGGACTCCCACTCTTGGTCCCCAAACCCACCGacctctccctccccaggacctttgcacatgctgcccCCTTTTGAGGGGGCACTCTTCacagctcctcctcctccgggtatttaaaatttttttcttaaggtttatctttgagagagagggagagagaaaggcagagtgtgagcaggggaggggcagagagacagggagacacagaatcggaagcaggttctaggctcccagctgtcagcacagagcccgacgtggggctcaaactcaggagccatgagatcatggcctgagccgaagtctgacgctcaacccactgagccacccaggcacccctcgaatCTCCGTTTAAAGGTCGTCACTTCCTCCCGCCAGCTTCCCTGACCTGCTTTCGGAAGGcttagcggggggggggggggggacaaggagAGGGGGCGGGGCCCCCGTCGAGGTCTTTCGGATCCTTCTGGACAAGGGCGGCGgagggtgtgggcaggggagcGAGGCGGCCCCGGGTGCCCCGGCAGAGGAGTCACCAGCCCTTCCCGTCATGTCTCCAAACAGGTGCAGAAGGTCATGCCCGAAGACACTTTCTACTTCTCCATCCTCAGAAACCCCGTCTTCCAGCTGGAGTCCGCCTTCGCCTACTACAGGAAAGACGTGCCCGCCTTCCGGGCGGCGGGCAGCCTGGACGCCTTCCTGGCCGCTCCGCGCACCTACTACCACCGCGGCGCGGGCCTGCGCAACGCCCCCGCCCGGAACGGCATGTGGTTCGACCTGGGCTTCGACAACGACGCGCCGGCCGACGAGGCGTACGTGCGCGCGCGCCTCGCCGACGTG belongs to Felis catus isolate Fca126 chromosome C1, F.catus_Fca126_mat1.0, whole genome shotgun sequence and includes:
- the GAL3ST2 gene encoding galactose-3-O-sulfotransferase 2 isoform X1 is translated as MPLRGAEGLALPHRCFQAILLLALIVFLLAGFLHRDIRLFEPLLWGQAEGPPVINVMFLKTHKTASSTVLNILFRFAETHNLSVALPAGSRFHLGYPWLFLARYVEGLESPGPQRHFNIMCNHLRFNLPEVQKVMPEDTFYFSILRNPVFQLESAFAYYRKDVPAFRAAGSLDAFLAAPRTYYHRGAGLRNAPARNGMWFDLGFDNDAPADEAYVRARLADVERRFQLVLIAEHLDESLVLLRHLLRWRLDDVVAFPLNSRSPRSVAGLSPEARARARRWCALDWRLYEHFNRTLWARVRAELGPRRLRSEVARLRARRRELAARCLQDGEAKNGSQITDRRLRPYQSGVADIMGYNLRRDLDNQTRQMCLRMVTPELQYMAHLYARQFPGKPPKNIPFLEE
- the GAL3ST2 gene encoding galactose-3-O-sulfotransferase 2 isoform X2 — its product is MLSPPGGTQRCFQAILLLALIVFLLAGFLHRDIRLFEPLLWGQAEGPPVINVMFLKTHKTASSTVLNILFRFAETHNLSVALPAGSRFHLGYPWLFLARYVEGLESPGPQRHFNIMCNHLRFNLPEVQKVMPEDTFYFSILRNPVFQLESAFAYYRKDVPAFRAAGSLDAFLAAPRTYYHRGAGLRNAPARNGMWFDLGFDNDAPADEAYVRARLADVERRFQLVLIAEHLDESLVLLRHLLRWRLDDVVAFPLNSRSPRSVAGLSPEARARARRWCALDWRLYEHFNRTLWARVRAELGPRRLRSEVARLRARRRELAARCLQDGEAKNGSQITDRRLRPYQSGVADIMGYNLRRDLDNQTRQMCLRMVTPELQYMAHLYARQFPGKPPKNIPFLEE